One window of the Buchnera aphidicola (Meitanaphis flavogallis) genome contains the following:
- the cgtA gene encoding Obg family GTPase CgtA, with protein MKFLDQAIIYITAGNGGNGCVSFRREKYIPKGGPDGGDGGNGGNIWLQANRNLNTLIDFRFKKNFKAQDGKNGNNKKKSGKKGKDTIIQVPMGTRIIDNNTNEIIDDITNNKQLTLIAKGGWHGLGNTRFKSSINRTPKKRTLGTKGETREIKLELILLADVGTLGLPNSGKSTLVSILSAAKTKIANYPFTTLTPILGTVKTKDSKNFVIADIPGLIKGASKGYGLGIQFLKHLERCNLLLHIIDVSTKNPRFILNNMQIILKELKSYSAKLYKKPIWIIFNKIDLTSKNEIKKIINFIQKNFKLTQPYYLISSINNIGIKEMCKDISNFVTKNEFIYKPKNI; from the coding sequence ATGAAATTTCTAGATCAAGCAATAATTTATATAACTGCTGGAAATGGAGGAAATGGATGCGTGAGTTTTAGACGAGAAAAATATATCCCCAAAGGAGGGCCTGACGGAGGTGATGGAGGTAATGGAGGCAACATTTGGTTGCAAGCTAATAGAAATTTAAATACTTTAATTGATTTTAGATTTAAAAAAAATTTTAAAGCTCAAGACGGAAAAAACGGAAATAACAAAAAAAAATCAGGAAAAAAAGGAAAAGATACTATTATTCAAGTACCCATGGGAACAAGAATTATTGACAATAATACTAATGAAATAATAGATGATATTACAAACAATAAACAATTAACTTTAATAGCTAAAGGCGGATGGCATGGATTAGGTAATACAAGATTTAAATCTTCAATTAATAGAACTCCTAAAAAGCGAACTTTAGGAACAAAAGGAGAAACAAGAGAAATCAAACTAGAACTAATATTATTAGCTGACGTAGGTACACTAGGATTGCCAAATTCTGGAAAATCTACTTTAGTTAGTATTTTATCAGCAGCAAAAACTAAAATAGCAAATTATCCTTTTACGACATTAACACCAATATTAGGAACAGTAAAAACTAAAGATTCTAAAAATTTTGTTATTGCTGATATACCAGGATTAATTAAAGGAGCTTCAAAAGGATATGGACTAGGAATTCAATTTCTAAAACATTTAGAGCGATGTAATTTATTATTACACATAATTGACGTTTCTACAAAAAACCCACGCTTTATATTAAATAATATGCAAATTATCTTAAAAGAGCTAAAAAGTTACAGTGCAAAATTATATAAAAAACCAATATGGATAATATTCAATAAAATTGATTTAACGAGTAAAAATGAAATAAAAAAAATTATTAATTTTATTCAAAAAAATTTTAAACTTACGCAACCCTATTATTTAATTTCGTCCATAAATAACATTGGAATTAAAGAAATGTGCAAAGACATTTCAAATTTCGTAACAAAAAATGAATTTATTTACAAGCCAAAAAACATTTAA
- the rpsI gene encoding 30S ribosomal protein S9, with the protein MNTVYNYGTGRRKSSSARVFLKSGKGEITVNNRSLEKYFGCKTTLMIIKQPLELVNMLNKCDLYITVKGGGISGQAGAIRHGITRALIEYDVSFRNTLRQSGFVTRDSRQVERKKVGLRKARKRPQFSKR; encoded by the coding sequence ATGAATACAGTATATAATTATGGAACTGGTCGTAGGAAAAGTTCTTCTGCTCGAGTTTTTCTAAAATCTGGAAAAGGAGAGATTACAGTTAATAATCGTTCATTAGAAAAATATTTTGGGTGCAAAACTACTTTGATGATAATAAAGCAACCTTTGGAATTAGTAAATATGCTAAATAAATGTGATTTGTATATTACTGTTAAAGGCGGTGGAATTTCAGGACAAGCTGGTGCTATTCGTCACGGAATTACTCGTGCATTAATAGAGTATGATGTGTCTTTTCGAAATACGTTAAGGCAATCAGGTTTTGTAACTCGCGATTCTCGTCAAGTAGAAAGAAAAAAAGTAGGTTTAAGAAAAGCAAGGAAACGACCTCAGTTTTCTAAACGTTAA
- the rplM gene encoding 50S ribosomal protein L13 yields the protein MKSFSAKKHEIKRLWYCIDAEGCVLGRLASAIALRLRGKHKVEYTPHVDVGDYLIVINASKIKVTGKKYTDKIYYHHTGYIGGIKKMTFKEMISRFPTRVIETAVKGMLPKGPLGRDMFKKLKVYSTKDHSHIAQNPTMLVI from the coding sequence ATGAAAAGTTTTTCTGCTAAAAAGCACGAAATTAAGCGATTATGGTATTGCATTGATGCTGAAGGATGTGTTTTAGGAAGGTTAGCTTCTGCTATTGCGCTTCGATTGCGTGGAAAACATAAAGTAGAATATACTCCTCATGTAGATGTTGGTGATTATTTGATTGTTATTAATGCTAGTAAAATAAAAGTAACAGGTAAAAAATATACTGATAAAATTTATTATCATCATACTGGATATATAGGAGGAATTAAAAAGATGACATTTAAGGAAATGATATCTCGTTTTCCTACTAGAGTTATTGAAACTGCAGTAAAAGGTATGCTTCCAAAAGGACCTCTTGGTCGAGACATGTTTAAAAAACTTAAAGTATATTCTACGAAGGATCATAGTCATATAGCACAAAATCCAACAATGTTAGTTATTTAA
- a CDS encoding chorismate mutase: MKSTSALLTLRNIINTLDKNLITLLAKRKKIAIQIAEIKAKKNYPIKDIEREQSLLNDLIEFGKINDLDKKYIYNLFNVIIQNSIITQNDWIKNNHYKNKELKSFSFLGDFGSYSYEATQKYAKKHYQFFKKNYCNNFQEIIDNVEQNKSDYAVLPIENNTSGSIYETYTILIHTQLSIIGEINIPINHCLLSQKETQLINIQTIYSHKQPFMQCNKFIKHFPNWKLKYTNSTTDAMKKISNDTNFRSAALGNEKCKKKYQLKVISRNISNLKNNATRFIILRKKNKDVPINIPSITTIMISIKNNNHLIEEIIQILKKYNLKIRQLKSHTLSKTSSDIIIFIDIKNNVNTDQMKKTLYELKKVTSVKTLGCYPIDKYPL, translated from the coding sequence ATGAAGTCAACGAGTGCTTTGCTAACTTTACGCAACATTATTAATACTTTAGATAAAAACTTAATTACTTTGCTCGCTAAGAGAAAAAAAATAGCAATACAAATAGCAGAAATCAAAGCTAAAAAAAATTATCCAATAAAAGACATAGAAAGAGAACAATCATTACTAAACGATCTTATCGAGTTTGGAAAAATAAACGACCTTGACAAAAAATATATTTATAATTTATTTAATGTTATCATTCAAAATTCAATTATAACTCAAAATGACTGGATAAAAAACAACCATTATAAAAATAAAGAACTAAAAAGCTTTTCTTTTCTTGGTGACTTCGGATCATATTCTTATGAAGCTACTCAAAAATACGCTAAAAAACATTATCAATTTTTTAAAAAAAATTATTGTAATAATTTTCAAGAAATCATTGACAATGTGGAACAAAATAAATCTGATTATGCGGTATTACCAATTGAAAATAATACCTCTGGATCAATTTATGAAACATATACTATTTTAATACATACTCAATTATCAATAATTGGAGAAATTAATATTCCTATTAATCACTGTTTGTTATCTCAAAAAGAAACTCAATTAATTAACATTCAAACAATTTATAGTCATAAACAACCATTTATGCAATGCAATAAATTTATTAAACATTTTCCTAATTGGAAATTAAAATATACCAATAGTACAACTGACGCAATGAAAAAAATATCTAATGATACAAATTTCAGATCTGCTGCATTAGGAAATGAAAAATGTAAAAAAAAATATCAATTAAAGGTAATATCTAGAAATATTTCTAACTTAAAAAATAATGCAACTCGATTTATAATACTAAGAAAAAAAAACAAAGATGTACCAATAAATATACCATCTATAACAACAATTATGATATCAATAAAAAACAATAATCACCTAATTGAAGAAATTATTCAAATACTCAAAAAATACAATTTAAAAATTCGACAACTAAAATCTCATACTCTTTCTAAAACATCATCAGACATAATAATATTTATTGATATTAAAAATAATGTTAATACTGATCAAATGAAAAAAACTCTTTACGAATTAAAAAAAGTTACTTCAGTTAAAACATTAGGATGTTATCCAATAGATAAATATCCTTTATAA